The proteins below are encoded in one region of Nilaparvata lugens isolate BPH chromosome X, ASM1435652v1, whole genome shotgun sequence:
- the LOC120354758 gene encoding uncharacterized protein LOC120354758 isoform X1, which yields MSSPSTSSPSYVLPDSPPAHQRVLNYWQRKAAIAAAESSAAAAPAPLNVEPPTPSGEIVLGDSPIQCLAPAATWAPRRAVLTTLPNNRQKQGKRKLMFEEEAEVSGDEDESIFSQTKKCAGMDKNSSMVPLMKELW from the exons ATGAGTTCTCCATCAACATCTTCTCCATCATATGTGCTGCCGGATAGCCCACCAGCACACCAGCGCGTGCTCAACTATTGGCAACGGAAAGCTGCCATCGCTGCTGCTGAGTCGTCCGCTGCTGCTGCACCCGCTCCACTCAATGTGGAACCACCAACGCCAAGCGGCGAGATCGTGCTGGGGGACAGCCCTATTCAATGCCTGGCTCCAGCTGCTACCTGGGCACCGCGGCGAGCGGTGCTAACTACTCTACCGAACAACAGGCAGAAGCAGGGGAAGCGGAAGTTGATGTTTGAGGAGGAGGCAGAAGTTAGCGGGGATGAGGACGAGTCAATCTTctcacaaacaaag aaatgtGCTGGAATGGACAAGAACTCATCCATGGTGCCACTGATGAAGGAGCTGTGgtga